The following nucleotide sequence is from Borrelia sp. A-FGy1.
ATTTATTTTTTTTTAGTACAAAACATATAAACTAAACTGATCTGGATAAAATCCTTATACTAAAAAGCCTAATATTCTAGAATACTAAACATTTAAAAATACAACGAAGTAGCTAAATTTAAAGTTTATTACTGCTAATAAATTATACTATTGTTAGTTTTGTTTTGTAAAAATGAAATTCAAAAATTTTTAGAAGAATCTAAATCAAAAGTAGAAATAATTGATAATTAGATAATTAAAAGTATTATGATATTTATAAAATAGAGAAAAAAGGATTTTGATACAGTATAATAATTTTATTTTATTAAATTGATATTAGATTTGTTATTTAAACTAAGGCTTTAAAAAGCAAAGAAAATCTTTTTATTAAATTGCTATTTTTATTAAGATTTAAGTTTAAAATATCTTCTCCCTATTCTTATAATAATTAATAAAAAGTTTTAAATAGATTATTTTTTTATAAGTTAGTTTATTTTATCTAAAGCTTAAGATTAGAATTTTTAAAGCTAATAGTACGATAATTTAATTTTTATATATTTTGTATTTCACAGCACACTCAATCCCATACTGTAATACAGCGCTTTTAGATCAAATAAATTAAAATTATTTTTTTTAGACTCTTTTATATTTAAATATAATATCACTAACTTTAAAGTTATTCTGATTTTGTCCTCTACTCTTTCATACATACCTTTGAATACTTAACTTTAAAAAGAAAAAACCCCTTGGGGAAGGGGATTATTTAAAAGAATGTATGGTATGAAGTAAATATTGATAATAAATTCTTTTAATTTTAAAAAAGGAGAATATTTAATAACTAAATTATTAGTTCAAAATTTTGATTATTTCCAGTTTTTTCTAAATTATTTTTATTCTACTTTTCTTTTTTAAATTCTATTTTTATTAAATATAAATAGTCTTTATAATAAATATTATCATAAAGACTATTTATTTATTTCTTATTTACTCTATCAAAGTTAAAACCACTTTATGCTTAATTTTAAATATAAAAAGATTATCTGAAATAAGTTCCAAAGCAAATATTAAAGATATTTACCTAAGAATCAGGGAATTATGCATTATATTATACATTTAATAAATTTCCTTTTCTACCCATTAGAAAATTAAACATTTACGATCAATTATTTCTGGAATATAATCTAATACATTTGTAATTCAAAAATTAATTATTCAAAATCAAATGAATACAAAAATATAAATAATATCATATACCAATCTTTACTAATCTAACAATACTTTATTTATAGATTCTATAACTTAGACTTACTAACATTTCACTTAATTCAATAAATAAAAATAAGCTTCATATATTTAGTATAAGATTTCAATAGGGATATACTAATAAATTTTTAAATTTGACTTCTTTTTTTCTATAAATTTTTTAAAATTTATAGAAAATCTTAAAAATAAAGTCCCTACTCCTATATCTTGTTTTGGAGAGGATTAATAGGAGTGTTGGGGACTATTGATAGAATATTTTCTATCTTCTTATATCTATTATAATATTATTTTATTTTTTTAATTTTGTAAATATTTTTAAATAATTTTATTATGCCTTCTTACTTACCTGTTTTCTTTATTGCTCTTAAAAGCCTAAGTTCACCTTTATTAATACCTGACTTCTTAGTTTTTTTTCCTGTTCCTATACACATTTTTTGATCAAATCTTTTATTTAATTCCTGCATCTCTTTAATCTCTATCTCACTAGGTTCATAATCAATCCACTTCCTGTCTATCCAACCTTTTTCCCACTCATAATATCCTTCATTATGATTATTTCCACTAATTTCATCAAAATGTCTTGTTAATGCTGAAACTACTTTTGCTCCATAATAAAGCATCTTATCTGTTTCCATTTCTGTTATAAACTTATCATAATCATACTCCTCTCCTGTCTGCATATTCACAATATCAACTATAAGTTTAAATATATTGATGCAATTCATCGCTATATTCCCAAATGGAAGATCTGGATTACTTAATGCTTTAATATTAACCTCATACTTATTTTTTAAACTTCTAGGTATTCTGAAAAAATCAATAATATACCCATTAACTCTAGCCTTATAGTTTGCCTCATACTCTGCATTTCCAAAAAAAGTTCCCTTTCTTCCAGATACTTTATTTTCACAACAAAGTATCATAGGAAAAATTTTATTATTTGCTTCTTTAACTCCTCTCATCTTTATCACCTCAAACCTAAGTTATTTTTCTCTTTTTATTTTGTGTACATTATTATAATATATATCAAATAAGAATTAATACAATTACTAAATATTTTTATTAGTTATTTCTTTTTTAACAATAAAAGATATCTACTTTTATTGTTTTTTTAAAATTTTGTGATAAAATATTATGTATCTTTAACCTTTAACCATTTATAAAAAGTCTTGGGAAATTTTGTTTCACATGGCTTTTTATTTATATTTCCTTTCCTTATTTTTGAAAAATCATTTAAATCATTTGTTTTTTTTATTAAGTTTTTGATATCCTTCTGGGATAAGTACGACATCAATACCTGAACCTAAAGAAGTTTTAACTGCATCTTCTATACTAAAATTATTCACAATTGCTCCCATATCATATGCATCCGTTATTATAATACTACTAATATTTAAATTATATCTTATAATATCTACAATATCTTTTGACATACTAGTTATATATTTAGAAATACTAGGAGCTAAAACATGACCAATCATAATAAATTTTGCTTCTTTACCATAAATAAATGGTACAAAATTGTTCCTCATTAAAAAATTTTTACTATAAGGCAATAAAGCTATTTCCTTATGAGTATCCACTTTAGTCCCTCCAAGTCCAGGAAAATGTTTAACTACTGCATATACTCCTTGTTTCTGTATCGCATCAATAAATGACTCTACCATAAGTCCAACATTGTAAACTAAATGTCCAAAAGTCCTATTAGCTAAAGGACTAACAGCTGAAAATTTTAAATCAGCTACCGGTGCCATATTGACATTAATACCCAAACGTACAAGTTGTTTTCCAAGAACTTCACCAATTTTATATGCAAGATGCACATCATTTGTTTTACCTACAGATTCCATAGAAGGAAAATTATAAACACCCAGTTTTTCATTTCCACTAACTCTATTAACCAAACCTCCTTCTTCATCAACAGCAATAAAAATATCAGAGCCTAAATATTGTTTTAATGAGTCAATCAAAGCTTTGGTTTGCTTAGCGTCTTTGAAATTTTCCCTAAATAAAATAATACCTATTGGATTGATCTCTTTAAGTTTTTCAAGTTCATCTTTACTAAATCTTTGAACAGCATTAGGATTTGCAATATTCCTAATACCAACAAACAAATTTCTATTGTCTAGGATGCCTTTAAAATCAATTTTTCCCAAAAAGTTCTCAATACTTACTAAATCAGACTTATCTTCCTCAAAATAATCATAATCTATATCAGGAACATTCCCCAATAAATATAAATTTAAAGAAAATAATATGCTTATTAATAAAGCACTAAATATTCCATTTACCATCTCTAAAAACTAAACCATAATCATTCTTTAACAAGTAATTAAGAGAATTATTTAAGTAATTAGCAATATAAGAAATATTATATGAAAACTTATCTTGCAAGTAACAACTAGCAATAAGAATATCAATAAATAACTTTGCAGGAAGAAATCTATTTTCTCTATTAACTTCGAAAATTAAGGGATCATCAACTAACTTTACTACTTCCCAAGTTACTTGTTCAATTGAAAAATATTGACCTATCTCTTTATTTTGTTCAATAACCCTACTAGGTATCTCTTCTATAATTCTATCTATATTTTTGACTAAATATTCTAAATTAAAAAGACCAGTAGCACAATTAAATAGAATTTTATCTCCTCTATCTTCAGCCTTTAGAACATCTTCTTTAGAAATAGCTCCTCCAATATCAACACACGTTAGCCTACCATCTTTATCAATAATTAAAATTCCTCCTTTTGTATCTAATGCTGTTTTAACGCTAAACTCAAATCCAGAAGAACTATTTATTATAGCCATTATGGCAAGAGCCTTTAAATTAACAGTAAACCCAATATTATCAATATTACCAATATACACAAATCTCTTTCCAGATTTATAAAGTTTAAAATAAATATCTCTTAAAACTCTAAAATTTTGTCCGTGTCCTGCAGGTAAAGCCAATATAATTTTTTCCCCGTTCATCTCATAATCAAAATAAACATATTGGCCATTATCCAATTTTCTATAACAATATACTAAAGGTTGAATAGCTGTAAGAATATCTTCTTTTTTAAGAAAAGAATAATTTAAACTCTTAACCAAATCTTCATAAAATATATTATCTAAAAATTTAGAAATGAATGCATCTGTTTTAAAGCTAGTCATCTGAAAAATAGAAGGCTTTAAACTTACTCCATAAATATCCATATATCTTTTAGAAAGCTTTAAAAGATGTCGAATTTTCAATTCTAAGAATGAAAAACCATAACTACCATCTTTATTAAGATAAGCAGGCGTTATTCCTTTTGGTAAATCCTTAAAAGCCCTCTTAGCTTCAAGTATTTTACTCTCATATAAAAGATATAATTCTTTATTAAAATCACTATTTTTTAAAATATCAACATAACTAGTTGCAGATCCTCCATTCAAAATTCCAAACGAAAGATAAGGATATAAAGCTAATCCTAAACTTTCCAATTCATCTCCAGTAAAAATATAAAAATCATCTTCTTCTACTTTTAAAAAGTTTGAAAAATTATTAATATATTTTTTTAAATTATTTTCAACAAGTTGCTTTTTAAACTTTAATTTAATAGCATTCCCTGCAATATTAAAAATATTTTCTTGACTTTTATCTGGAAAACTTTTAATAGAAACATTTAAAAGTTTAAGCCTATTACTATTAAGCTCATCAAGCATTTTTCTAGAAAAATCTTTATCTATCATTTCGAGATTAAAAAATTTAAAAATCCTATCTAAATCCAAAATAAATAGTATTATACCTATAATATACAACAATTATAATATACTAAGATAGTATCTTATAATATGTTATTATAATATTTAACAATGCTAAAAGATACCCTTTAAGAGGATAAAATGCTAAAACAATATACACTAAATATGATAAATTTAAAAAATGCTATTGATGAAATGATACTATCCCCTTCAGGATTTAGAAAAATATTTGCGAAATCAAAAGACGAAAATTCAACAGATTGTGAAATAAATGATGATGATAAGGTATTAATTGCAATAATAACATTTACAATATCAAATTATTTAAAAAATAAACCAAAAAAATACATTAATATAGGACTAGACTCAAGAGCAACTGGACATATAATATCTGAAATAATAATAAAGACATTAATATCAAACAAAAATAATATAAAATTTTTTGGCATACTTCCAATACCAGAAATTTTAGCTTATACAAAGAATAGCCAAAATTCAAAAGGATTTATATACATTTCAGCCAGCCATAACCCCAAAGGATATAATGGACTTAAAATTGGTCTAGAAGACGGAGGTGTACTAAATTCAAAAGAAATAAATAAAATAATATACAAAATCAAATCAAATGTTAAAAAAATTTTTTTGATAAAAAAAATTATAAAAAATTTAAAAAAGTTTAACACAAATAAAATTAATTTAAAATTATATGAAACAATTATTCAAAAAAAGACTCAAAATAAAGCAAAATCTTATAAAACATATATGCAATTAATGCAAAAAATAATATATTCAGATATAAAAAATAAAAAAAATATTGAAAATATAAAAGAAAATATCAAAAAAAATCCTATAGGAATAATAGGAGAAATGAACGGCAGCTCTCGTATCAATTCAATAGATAGAGAAATTATTGAATCTTTTGGACTAAAATTTGAATTTCATAACTCCCAAATAGGAGTTTTTAGACATGGAATGATTCCTGAAGGTAAATCTTTATCTATATGTAAGAAAATACTAGAGAAAAAATTTAAAGAAGATAATTCTTTCCAATTAGGCTATGTTCCTGATTGTGATGGAGATAGAGGAAACTTGGTATTCATTAATAAAATAGATAAAAAATCAAAAATTATTGAAGCACAAAAGCTATTTGCATTATCAGTACTTTCAGAGCTTAGCTACCTTTATCATATTGGAATTAAAAACAATTTAGCAATTGTAGTTAATGATGCGACCTCATTAAATATTGAAAAAATAGCAGCTCTATTTAATGCAAAAGTTTATAGAGTTGAAGTTGGTGAAGCAAATTTAACAGAAATGGCAGATATCTTAAGAGGAAAAGGCCTGATAGTAAGAATTTTAGGAGAAGGTTCAAATGGTGGAAATATTATATATCCCTCAAAAGTTAGAGACCCTCTAACTACAATCTTTAGTATAATTAAATTATTAAGGATAAAAGAACTCTACAAAACATGGTGTAAGTTATCCAATAATACATATAAAGAAAACTATAATCTAGATGATATACTGAAAACAATAAATTTTTACAGTAATATAGAAACATCATATGAAAAGGCTATGCTAAAACTTAAAGTTGAAAATCAAGAAATATTAAAAACAAATTATGAAAAATTACTAGAAAAAGAGATCAAAAATAATAACAAACTTATTTCAGATTTATTAATAGATAATTTTGAAATAATTAATTATGAAGGTATTAAACAAAATAAAACAAGAACAGGAGATTCTTCCGGAGGACTTAAAGTTCTACTTAAAACTGCAAAAAATGAAATAATTGCAACTTTATGGATGAGAGGCTCAAAAACAGAACCAATATTGAGAGTGCTCAGTGAAATTAAATCCGATAAACAAGAGAAACTACTAAATCTATTAGAATTTAATAAAGAATTAATTCAAATTGCATATTCATTAATGTAAATTATTAGTAATTTAAAGATAAGGCAAATGATCAAACATTTAAACTATCTTTAAAAGATTTTTCTATATTCCTCCTCACACCATTCCAAGTTTTAGAAATACCCATTATTTTTTTAGCTCCCTTTATAACCTCTATTGCAACTTTCCTAGTTTTATTTGTACCTTCAAAAATTATCTCATCGACATATTTTTTTTTAGTTTTAAAAAAAGCTCTCTTCTCTCTAATAGGTTTTAAAAATTCATTTAAAACTTTAAAAAGCCTTTCTTTAACTTCAACATCACCAATCGTACCCTTTTGATATCTAGTTTTAAGCTCATAAAGTTCATCAGGATTATCATTGAAAAAATCATGATAAATAAAAACAGGATTTCCTTCAACTTCTCCCGGTATATCTGATCTCACCCTTTTTGGATCTGTAAACATAGACATAACTTTTTTACGTATTAAATTCTCATCATCACTTAAAAATATTGCATTTCCGAGACTCTTACTCATTTTATTCTTGCCGTAAATTCCCACAAGAGATTGAGAATCTGTAAAAATAGCTTCAGGAATTGGAAAAAAGTTTTTTCCATAAAGAAAATTAAACTTTCTAGCAAGCTCTCTTGCAAGTTCGATATGAGCTTCATTATCACGTCCTACTGGAACTAAATTAGCTTTAGCCATTAAAATATCTGCACTCATAAGCACCGGATAGCCTAAAAGCCCATAAGGAATCTCAGTAAGCCCAGCAGAAACACTCATATCTTTTATACTAGGAATTCTTTTTAAACGATTAACCATAACAATCATTGAAAGTATTAAGTTTAATTCTAAAAGCTCTGGTATGGCCGATTGTAAATATATATGAACCTTCTCCGGATTAATTCCGCAAGCAAGGTAATCCAAAACCATTTCCCTAACATTATAAGATATCTCATTAACACTCTTTAAATCTGGTCTTGTGGTAAGAGTATGCAAATCAGCTATAACAACATAAGTTTCATATTCCTCTTGATACTTTAATCTATTTACAATAGAACCAACATAATGCCCCAGATGAAGAGATCCTGTGGGCCTGTCCCCTGTAAGCATAACTTTTTTTCGCAAGATTAATTCTCCTCCTTACTACTTTTCAATTTATTGTTAATATTTTTAATATCACTTAACATTTTTGAACCACTCAAAAATACAGAGAAAGGCTTTAAATAAGCTATATTGTCAACTATAACCTTTATAATTACTGTAAAAGGATATGCTATTAAAAGACCTACAATACCCCAAAGCCAACCCCAAAAGAAAAGAAAACAAAGCAATAAAAAAGGAGAAATATCAAGGCGATGTCCCTGCATTTTTGGCTCAAGAATATTTCCAATCAATACTTGAAGAGAAGTATTATATATCAATATATAAAGCACCAAATTTAAATTAGGATAAAACTGTACTAAAGCAGCTATCACAATAAAAAATACAGCCAAAATTGACCCTATGCTTGGAATAAAATTAAAAACAAATGTAAGTACTGCCCACACAAGAGGAAAATCTTGCCCAAACGAAGTCAACCCTATAAATACTAAAAATCCTGTTAAACAACTAACAAAAACCTTTATTACTAAATACTTACTAATTTGATTATTTATTGTACCCAAAGCCTCAAAAAATCTCTCTGAAATAGAATGCCCAAATGCCTTTCTAACTTTTATATCAAAAATATGTATTTCTGACAGCAAAAAATATAATAATAAAAACAAAACTACTAAGCTACTTGCAAAACCAATAATTTCATTAGATATCCTAGTTAAAAAAGGATAAATATATCCAGAAAAATCTATATTACCAATAATAGAACTATCTATCTTATATTTATCAAAAATATCTCTTATAATGAAAATTAATTGCTTTTGATAATAAGGCAACTGTTTTATCAAAATAGTAATACTATAATAAACAAAATTAAAAACTAAATAAGAAAACAAAAATAAGAAAAAGAAAATCACAAGTACGATCAAAACTCTTGGAATTAGCAATCTTTTAAGAAAAGTATAAATAGGATATACTAAAAATCCAAGAACTACTGCAATTGACAAAGGTTTAAACACAGTCTGTGCTATCTTTAAAATACTAATTAATATTATTACCAATACTATAGCATAAAAAACAGACTGAATTTTAAAAAATTTTAACTTATCCGTTGGTTCCAAATTCAAAGCCATCTTTACTTCTCTCCCCCTTTAACACTTAAATGATCCCAT
It contains:
- a CDS encoding phosphoglucomutase codes for the protein MLKQYTLNMINLKNAIDEMILSPSGFRKIFAKSKDENSTDCEINDDDKVLIAIITFTISNYLKNKPKKYINIGLDSRATGHIISEIIIKTLISNKNNIKFFGILPIPEILAYTKNSQNSKGFIYISASHNPKGYNGLKIGLEDGGVLNSKEINKIIYKIKSNVKKIFLIKKIIKNLKKFNTNKINLKLYETIIQKKTQNKAKSYKTYMQLMQKIIYSDIKNKKNIENIKENIKKNPIGIIGEMNGSSRINSIDREIIESFGLKFEFHNSQIGVFRHGMIPEGKSLSICKKILEKKFKEDNSFQLGYVPDCDGDRGNLVFINKIDKKSKIIEAQKLFALSVLSELSYLYHIGIKNNLAIVVNDATSLNIEKIAALFNAKVYRVEVGEANLTEMADILRGKGLIVRILGEGSNGGNIIYPSKVRDPLTTIFSIIKLLRIKELYKTWCKLSNNTYKENYNLDDILKTINFYSNIETSYEKAMLKLKVENQEILKTNYEKLLEKEIKNNNKLISDLLIDNFEIINYEGIKQNKTRTGDSSGGLKVLLKTAKNEIIATLWMRGSKTEPILRVLSEIKSDKQEKLLNLLEFNKELIQIAYSLM
- a CDS encoding AI-2E family transporter, whose product is MALNLEPTDKLKFFKIQSVFYAIVLVIILISILKIAQTVFKPLSIAVVLGFLVYPIYTFLKRLLIPRVLIVLVIFFFLFLFSYLVFNFVYYSITILIKQLPYYQKQLIFIIRDIFDKYKIDSSIIGNIDFSGYIYPFLTRISNEIIGFASSLVVLFLLLYFLLSEIHIFDIKVRKAFGHSISERFFEALGTINNQISKYLVIKVFVSCLTGFLVFIGLTSFGQDFPLVWAVLTFVFNFIPSIGSILAVFFIVIAALVQFYPNLNLVLYILIYNTSLQVLIGNILEPKMQGHRLDISPFLLLCFLFFWGWLWGIVGLLIAYPFTVIIKVIVDNIAYLKPFSVFLSGSKMLSDIKNINNKLKSSKEEN
- a CDS encoding glycoside hydrolase family 3 protein, which codes for MVNGIFSALLISILFSLNLYLLGNVPDIDYDYFEEDKSDLVSIENFLGKIDFKGILDNRNLFVGIRNIANPNAVQRFSKDELEKLKEINPIGIILFRENFKDAKQTKALIDSLKQYLGSDIFIAVDEEGGLVNRVSGNEKLGVYNFPSMESVGKTNDVHLAYKIGEVLGKQLVRLGINVNMAPVADLKFSAVSPLANRTFGHLVYNVGLMVESFIDAIQKQGVYAVVKHFPGLGGTKVDTHKEIALLPYSKNFLMRNNFVPFIYGKEAKFIMIGHVLAPSISKYITSMSKDIVDIIRYNLNISSIIITDAYDMGAIVNNFSIEDAVKTSLGSGIDVVLIPEGYQKLNKKNK
- the trpS gene encoding tryptophan--tRNA ligase, translating into MRKKVMLTGDRPTGSLHLGHYVGSIVNRLKYQEEYETYVVIADLHTLTTRPDLKSVNEISYNVREMVLDYLACGINPEKVHIYLQSAIPELLELNLILSMIVMVNRLKRIPSIKDMSVSAGLTEIPYGLLGYPVLMSADILMAKANLVPVGRDNEAHIELARELARKFNFLYGKNFFPIPEAIFTDSQSLVGIYGKNKMSKSLGNAIFLSDDENLIRKKVMSMFTDPKRVRSDIPGEVEGNPVFIYHDFFNDNPDELYELKTRYQKGTIGDVEVKERLFKVLNEFLKPIREKRAFFKTKKKYVDEIIFEGTNKTRKVAIEVIKGAKKIMGISKTWNGVRRNIEKSFKDSLNV
- a CDS encoding UTP--glucose-1-phosphate uridylyltransferase, which encodes MIDKDFSRKMLDELNSNRLKLLNVSIKSFPDKSQENIFNIAGNAIKLKFKKQLVENNLKKYINNFSNFLKVEEDDFYIFTGDELESLGLALYPYLSFGILNGGSATSYVDILKNSDFNKELYLLYESKILEAKRAFKDLPKGITPAYLNKDGSYGFSFLELKIRHLLKLSKRYMDIYGVSLKPSIFQMTSFKTDAFISKFLDNIFYEDLVKSLNYSFLKKEDILTAIQPLVYCYRKLDNGQYVYFDYEMNGEKIILALPAGHGQNFRVLRDIYFKLYKSGKRFVYIGNIDNIGFTVNLKALAIMAIINSSSGFEFSVKTALDTKGGILIIDKDGRLTCVDIGGAISKEDVLKAEDRGDKILFNCATGLFNLEYLVKNIDRIIEEIPSRVIEQNKEIGQYFSIEQVTWEVVKLVDDPLIFEVNRENRFLPAKLFIDILIASCYLQDKFSYNISYIANYLNNSLNYLLKNDYGLVFRDGKWNI